Proteins found in one Clostridiaceae bacterium genomic segment:
- a CDS encoding aminotransferase class III-fold pyridoxal phosphate-dependent enzyme, with product MKYSCEKTQDLYRKAKKIIPGGTQLLSKRPEMFAPEQWPGYFSRAKGCEVWDLDGNHYYDMTTNGIGACLLGFADPDVSEAVKKCIDSGSMCTLNAPEEVELAEMLLDIHPWADMARFARTGGETAAIAIRIARATTDKTIVAICGYHGWHDWYLAANLGENDALRGHLLNGLDPLGVPRELRGTNYTFRFNCIDEFMDVINKYGDNMAAVIMEPCRNQDPDPEFIKCVREETKKRGIILIFDEITIGWRRNYGGAHLELGVYPDIAIFGKALGNGHPIGAVIGTREAMEGADKSFISSTYWTESVGYVAAIATLKKMKEIKIWEHAEKIGNLMFKVWKEKAAKHGLDISTGGYPCLAHFSYKHEKAAALKTLYTQLMLERGFLGNTAIYVTAAHNEEIVEKYSKAIDEVFAIQAEAIKEDKIEELLKGPVCHSGFKRLL from the coding sequence ATGAAGTATTCTTGCGAAAAGACACAGGATTTGTACCGTAAAGCAAAGAAAATTATACCCGGAGGGACACAGTTGCTGAGCAAGAGGCCGGAAATGTTCGCTCCTGAACAGTGGCCGGGATATTTTAGCAGGGCAAAGGGCTGTGAAGTATGGGACTTGGACGGAAATCACTACTATGATATGACAACCAATGGAATCGGAGCCTGCCTGCTGGGATTTGCCGATCCGGATGTGAGCGAAGCAGTAAAGAAATGTATTGACAGCGGAAGCATGTGTACACTCAATGCGCCGGAAGAAGTCGAACTGGCAGAAATGCTTCTGGATATACATCCTTGGGCGGATATGGCAAGATTTGCAAGGACCGGTGGAGAGACTGCAGCAATTGCCATAAGAATTGCAAGGGCAACTACGGATAAGACCATAGTGGCCATCTGCGGATATCATGGATGGCATGACTGGTATCTGGCTGCAAACCTGGGTGAGAATGATGCCTTACGGGGACACCTTCTGAACGGGTTAGATCCTTTGGGTGTTCCGAGAGAATTAAGAGGTACAAATTATACTTTCAGGTTCAATTGCATTGATGAATTCATGGATGTAATTAATAAATACGGGGATAATATGGCTGCAGTAATAATGGAACCCTGCAGGAACCAGGATCCTGATCCTGAGTTTATTAAATGCGTACGGGAAGAAACAAAGAAAAGAGGTATAATACTTATATTTGATGAAATAACCATTGGCTGGAGAAGAAATTATGGTGGAGCTCATCTGGAGCTTGGAGTATATCCTGATATAGCAATTTTCGGAAAAGCTCTGGGTAATGGCCATCCCATAGGTGCTGTTATTGGAACCAGGGAAGCTATGGAAGGGGCAGATAAATCCTTTATAAGCAGCACCTATTGGACTGAAAGTGTAGGTTATGTGGCAGCCATAGCTACACTGAAAAAAATGAAGGAAATCAAAATATGGGAACATGCAGAGAAAATAGGGAATCTAATGTTTAAGGTATGGAAAGAAAAAGCTGCCAAGCACGGACTGGATATTTCAACGGGTGGATATCCCTGCCTGGCTCATTTTTCCTATAAACATGAAAAAGCTGCTGCATTGAAAACCCTGTATACTCAACTAATGCTTGAAAGAGGTTTCCTTGGCAACACAGCAATTTATGTTACCGCAGCACACAATGAAGAAATAGTTGAGAAGTACAGTAAAGCTATAGATGAGGTTTTTGCAATACAGGCTGAGGCTATAAAAGAAGATAAAATCGAGGAACTGCTGAAAGGTCCCGTTTGCCATAGCGGATTCAAGAGACTGCTTTAG
- a CDS encoding exo-alpha-sialidase, whose product MRVISKGSIAKPPDDKNFNSNTFPCIVKLPSGRWLAAFKASEKKGDCDFMHAVMTWSDDEGKTWARPFEPVKLPHINGVPGQSRIMYFLPLGGRDVLMVANWVDTSDLSKPYYNPINESLKDTRIFFCFSKDDGETWSAPELMDTDSIIAPTPLTGAPFMLKDGTIVCQFEVNKHEWDTSKWVHKSAMIFSRDGGKTWGDVSIVTEEPDMYYWDQRPNVLKDGMTILNFFWTLDGKKQQYLNIHARESLDGGKTWGELWDTGIYGQPGQPVDLGDGRIATIEIDRSIRPVITVRTSRDHGRNYEESLVIYDSCFDKQDSKNISMNDAWDEMARFSVGHPNLLNLGQRELLAYYYAGNHCDNTRIEFVRISV is encoded by the coding sequence ATGAGAGTAATAAGCAAAGGAAGCATAGCAAAACCGCCGGATGATAAAAATTTCAACAGCAATACTTTTCCCTGCATTGTGAAACTGCCTTCCGGGAGATGGTTGGCAGCCTTTAAAGCCTCGGAGAAAAAAGGCGATTGCGATTTTATGCACGCTGTAATGACATGGTCTGACGATGAAGGCAAAACCTGGGCTCGGCCTTTTGAACCGGTAAAACTTCCCCATATAAATGGAGTGCCCGGGCAAAGCCGTATTATGTATTTTCTGCCTTTAGGAGGCAGGGACGTGCTTATGGTGGCTAACTGGGTAGACACATCAGATTTGTCAAAACCATATTATAATCCTATAAATGAAAGTCTAAAGGATACCCGCATATTTTTCTGTTTTTCAAAAGATGACGGTGAAACATGGTCTGCACCTGAACTAATGGACACCGACTCAATTATTGCTCCTACCCCCCTGACAGGCGCTCCTTTTATGTTGAAAGATGGGACAATAGTATGCCAGTTTGAGGTGAATAAACATGAATGGGATACTTCCAAATGGGTGCATAAGTCTGCTATGATATTTTCACGCGACGGAGGAAAAACTTGGGGAGATGTTTCAATAGTCACAGAAGAACCAGACATGTATTACTGGGATCAGCGTCCCAATGTGCTGAAAGATGGTATGACAATATTAAACTTTTTCTGGACCTTGGACGGGAAAAAACAGCAGTATCTGAATATACACGCCAGAGAAAGTCTGGATGGAGGCAAAACCTGGGGAGAACTATGGGATACCGGGATATATGGCCAGCCGGGCCAGCCGGTAGATCTTGGTGATGGAAGAATCGCCACGATAGAAATAGACAGAAGTATAAGGCCTGTTATAACTGTGCGTACAAGCCGGGATCATGGGAGAAACTATGAGGAGTCGCTTGTAATATACGATAGTTGTTTTGACAAGCAAGACAGCAAAAATATAAGCATGAATGATGCATGGGATGAGATGGCCCGTTTTTCCGTGGGACATCCCAATTTACTTAACCTTGGACAGAGAGAGCTTCTTGCATATTATTATGCAGGAAACCATTGTGACAATACTCGTATTGAATTTGTTAGAATATCTGTATGA